Sequence from the Egibacter rhizosphaerae genome:
GCGGTGATCATCAACGCGCTCGACGCGGCCGCGGGCACCCCCACCAACGACGACGGCGACCACGCGCATCACCACGACGACGACCGCGACGACGACGACGCGGGCGCGGGTGCGGGTGCGGGCCTGCCCGAGGGGGTGGCGCCCACCCGGCGGGGTCGGGCCTACGCCGATGCGCTCACCACGATCGCCAGCCACTACCTCGCCGGCGCCAGCGACACCGAACGCGCCGCCGCGGCCACCCCCAACCACCCCAACGGCGCGGGCACCACGAACCACCCCAACGGCGCGGATCCTGCGGGCGGCTCGGGCACCGGCACGGGCACCGACGACGCGGGCGGTGCGGGCGCGGGCGGCTCGGCTGCGGGCGCCGCCGGCGGCTCGGCTGCGGGCGCGAGCTCTGCCGGGCCTGCGGGCGCAGGGGCGGGACGGCGCGCGCGGCCGCTGGTGATCGCCCACGTGCAACTGTCGCAACTGTTCGGCCTGGCCGACGGACGCATCGAACTCAACACCCGCGGCGGATACCCGCGCGTGTCCGCGGCCACCATCGAGGCGCTGGCCGCCAGCGGCGACGTGCGCGCGGTCGTGTTCGACGGCGCCCGCCCCCTGGCGGTCACCGACAAGATCGCCGCCGACCACATCCCCGCCGCCACCCGCACCAGCGTGCGCGCCCGCGACCGCGGCTGCCGCTTGCCCGGCTCACGCGACCCCATCGGCCACACCGACCTGCACCACCTCACCGCCCGCGCCGCCGGCGGCGACCACCACCCCGACAACCTCGTCGCGCTCTCACGCCGATGGCACACCCGCGTGCACCACCACCACTGGCACCTGACCCTCGACCCCGACTCAGGACAACTCACCATCCGCCGCGGCGACCGCCAATGGCACAGCCTGCCGCCCGGCACCCCACTCGAACCCGCACCTGCCCCTCCTGAACCCGAACCACCGCCCGACCCACCCGACCCGCCCCAGGACAACCCCGAAGACAACCACGAACCCGACCAGCACGACCCGCCAGACCCCGACCACCACGACCCGCCACCCTTCTAACCCCCACACACCCCCGCCCCGCGCACCCACCCGTGCGCGGGGCACACGCGCGGTCAGCCATCCGTCCACTGAATGATCGAGGGCTGCCCGCGCGGAGGGCAGGCGATCCGGTGGCGACGCGGGCCTCAGCTCGCTTCGTGACCTAGTCGGCCGTCCCCCGCTCGAACCCCGGAACGGTCGTGCGCACGGGGTCCTCGACCTCGAAGTAGGGTTCATGCTCCCAGGAAACGAGCCCGCGGAGGAACCGCCACGGCACCGTCTCGCCGAGCGTGTTCCACCGACGGACGTTCGCGTTGTGCAATCGACGGATCGCCGCGATGCGGTCCTCGGTCTCGGCGAGCTGGTGCTGAAGGTCACGGAACCGGGCGTCGGCTTTCAGGTCGGGATAGCTCTCGGCGACGGCCAGCAGTTGACGCAACTCGCCGGCGAGGCGTTGCTCGTCTCGGATCTGCCCTTCGTGCGCCCCGTCGTTGGCAGCCGCGACCGCGCGTGCCTCGACGACCCGCTCGAGGACGTCCTGCTCATGCGAGGCGTATCCCTTCACGGCCTCGACAAGGTTCGGGATCAGGTCGTAACGGCGACGCAGTTGGTGCGGGCAACCGCGTAACCGCGACCGCGTAACGGTACGTGCGGGTAGACCGGTTGCGACGGGAGCCGCTACGTTGCTTGTAACGGTAGTCGAAGAGCGTGCACCAGTCGTCGGCGGAACCGATCGTGACGACGTTCGTGCAGCGGCGACCGAACCCGCGGTCGAACAGCGAGAAGCTCGGCACCAGCCACCGGATCCACTCGTCGTTGCGTTCCTCGTAGCGCCAGCCGTTCCGCTCACACGTCGACCGGATCGCCCGTCGGCGTCGGCGTTCGCGCACGAACGCAGCGATGGCCACCGCGAGCGCCGCTGCGATGACGAGAGGGACGACGATTTCGAAGTTGATGTTCACGCCCGCACCGTCCGTCCTCGAGGTCATCAGGATCCCGCATCGTGCCAGCGCAGCAGGCTAGCAAGTCCGTCCGGTTCGGAACGGGAGAGGCCCGCGCGCTAGGCTCTCGCGCCGTGACTGGTTCGACCCGCCCCCTCGACCGGCGCAGCGGCAAGACGCTGCGGGCCCCCGAGATCCTCGATCGGCTGCACGAGGCCTACGGCGACGGCGTCGTGGAGCTGGACTGGGAAACGCCGTGGGAGCTGCTCGTCGCGACGATCCTGTCGGCACAGTCGACCGACAAGAAGGTCAACGAGCTCACCCCGTACCTGTTCCGCAAGTACCCCGATCCGGCGGCGGTCCTCGCGACTCCCGAGGAGGAGCTCGAGCGCGACATCTACCAGACCGGCTTCTACCGCCAGAAGTCGCAGGCGCTACGAGGGGTGAGCGCCGCGCTGCTCGAGCACCACGACGGGCAGGTTCCGACCTCGATGGCGGAGCTGATCGCACTTCCCGGCGTGGCGCGCAAGACGGCGAACGTCGTGCTCGGTGCGGCCGCACCCGGGGCCCACGCCGCTGATCCGGAGGCCGGCATCGCGGTCGACACCCACGTCAAGCGGCTGGCCCGGCGCCTCGGCTTCACCACCGAAACCGATCCGAACAAGATCGAGCGGGACCTGATGCGGCTGTTCCCCAAGGAGCGGTGGCCGCGGGCGAGCCTCGTGATCATCCTGCACGGGCGGAGGGTCTGCGAGGCTCAGCGGCCGCGGTGCGCCGACTGTGTGCTCGAGGACCTCTGTCCCTCGTCGCTGGCCGCGGGGTGTCGCGACAAGGCGCGCCAGGCCAAGGAAATGGGGACCTGACCCGGCCGTGAGGGTGGGTCCGATTCGGTCAGCGCTCACGTGCCGCCCGCTGACCTAGACTGGTGAGGGTCCCCGCTGCCGATGAGCGAGCGATCATGCCTGCGAACGGTTCAGGTTCCACCGGGCCCACCACCGACGAGCTGACGGTGCTGCTCGCCGCTCCGCGCGGGTTCTGCGCCGGGGTGGAGCGAGCCGTCGACGTGGTCGAGCTCGCGCTCGAGCACTACGGGCCGCCGATCTACGTCCGACACGCGATCGTGCACAACACGCGGGTCGTCGCGGACCTCGAGCACAAGGGCGCGGTCTTCGTCGAGGACGAGAACGACGTGCCGGAGGGCGGGCGCATCGTCTACTCGGCCCACGGGATCCCGCCGGAGGTCCGCGACAACGCCGAGCGTCGGGGACTCCGCGAGATCGACGCGACGTGTCCGCTGGTAACCAAGGTCCACTATGAGGCCAAGGACTTCGCGAACAAGGGCCACGACATCATCCTCGTCGGCCATGCGGGCCACCAGGAGGTCGTCGGGACCACCGGGCACGCTCCCGAGGCGATCCACCTCGTGGAGACACCCGCCGACGTGCACGCGCTCGAGCTTGACGATCCGGAGAACGTGGCCTACATCACTCAGACCACCCTTTCGGTGGACGAGGCGAACGAGGTCGTCGACGCCATCCTCGAGAAGTTCCCGAACGCACGCGGCCCCCGCGGTGACGACATCTGCTACGCGACCACCAACCGTCAGGACGCCGTGAAGGTCCTCGCCGAACGCAGCGACGTCGTGCTCGTGATCGGCTCGGACACGTCGTCGAACTCCAAGCGGATGGTCGAGGTCGCGCTGGGCCACGGTGCCGCCGCTGCCTACCTCGTCGACCACGCCGGGGATCTGCGCGACGAATGGTTCGACGGGGTGTCGCGCGTGGGGCTCACGTCGGGTGCGAGCGCGCCCGACGTCCTGGTGCAGGAGATGATCGACGCGCTCGATGAGCGCTTCGGGGCCGAGGTGCGCACTGTGGACGTGGTCGACGAGCAGATGCACTTCGCGCTGCCCAAGGAGCTGCGCGGACTGCCACTCGCGAACGCCTGACCGCGCCCGACCCCGGGGCAGGCTGCGGTGACTGACGGCGCGAGGCGATCACACAGGGTGGTGCAACGGCGTCGCGTTGGGTAGGGTCATCCGCGTGTCCGAGCAGACCCCACTGACTCGAGGGCCGCAGGCCGCGGCCCATCGAACCCCGTCCGCGGCCTGGCCCCGTCGGGAGGCCGAGCCGCTCCCGCAGGCGCCAGGGGCGCACGTCGAGATCGACGTCACTGACGAGGCCGTGCGGACCGATGGCGGGCGCGTGGTCATCGACCTCACACCGGGTGACCGCGGCTCCGCGAAGGCGCAGCTGACGTCGCCGCTCGGGCTGCTGGTGCTCTGCAACGTCCTCAACGTGCTCGACGCTGGCCTCACGATCCTGTGGATCGACATGGACGTCGCGGTCGAGGGCAACCCGATCGTGGACACGATCGGGTTCCCGGCGAAGGTCGTCGGCGTGGCCATCGGGTCGTGGATCGTCTACCGGGTTCGTCCGCGGGTGTTGTGGCTGCCGATCGTCGTCCTCGCCGCGGTGAACGCCTACCACCTGCTCGGCGCGGTTTGGTTCGTCCTCCTTCCGACACTCGGGTGACACCGGCGCCAGCGCGCCCTTCACCGGCTATCAGCACGATCTCAAGCCGTATCCCCGTCCCGCTCGGCGAACGTCGTGCCCTCCGCGCGTGGGTGAGGGGCGCCGTCGCGCGGAAGCGTGACCGCGTGCGGGTGGGCCGCTGAGCTCGCGGGCACTGCGTCAGCCGAGGCGCTCGTCGATCGCCCGGGCCTGCTCGACGTCAGCCTCGGTGACCCCTCCCTTGAAGTGGGTGATGTAGGTCAGCGTCACCTTGTTCCAGCTGATCGCCACGTCGGGGTGATGATCGGCTTCGTCGGCGAGCTCGGCGACGCGGTTGAGGAACGACACGGAGTCGTTGAAGTCCTTGCGCTGAAACGTCTTCGAGATGCCCTCGTCCGGCGTGCCCGACCAACCGTCGAGCTCAGCCACGCGTGCCTGCAGGGTCGCGTCGTCCAAGAGGTCAGCCATTGCGGCGGTCCTTTGTCAGGCGTCGTCGGGTGAGCGTTCCTCGTCCCGGTCACTTCGCTCCGGAGCCGTTCCCGCGGGCCCGATGCCCAACGCTTCGCAGAAGGGTTCGCGCAGTAGATCCCACTGCCAGCTGCGCAGCCCCAGGGCCTCCCTCAACTCCTCGCCGGATCCCGGGTCGGCGAGCACGCCGTCGAGCAGCGTGCGGCTCGGGCACAGCACGCCCGCATCGATTCCGAGCTCCTCGGCGATTGCGGCACGGACCGCCCGCAGACGTTCGGCGGCCGCACGATCGTCGTCGGTCGCGCGGCGCTCCGCCCGCCGCCCGAGGGGCTGCTCGGGAGCGCGCGCCAGCGCGTCGACGATCTGGTCGCCGAACCGGTGGACCGCCTGCCGGCGAACGCCACGCGCACCCAGCTGCCGCGGCGAGCTCGGAGGGTCGGCGGCCAGGTCGACGATGACCTTGTCGCCCACGATTCGCGAGGGAGCGGTGTCGGTGGACTTCGCGAGTTCCTCGCGGGTCTCCCACAGGGCACGGGCCCGCCCCCGCGCTCGCGGGTCGAGGCGGCCGATGCCCTTGAGCCGTCCCCAACTGCGCCGGTCCTCGACCGATGGCTGGGCACGCTCGGCCTCGCGCTCCTGCACGTACCAGTGCCAGCGGCCGGAGGTCTCCAGCCGGTCACGCAACGCCGCCCAGAGATCGAGCAGGTGCACGACGTCCTCGGCGGCGTAGGCGAGCATCGCGTCGGTCAGCGGCCTCGCCTCCCAGTCCGCACGCTGCATCGCCGCCTTGTCGGCTTCGAGTTCGATTCCCAGGAGCTCGCGGTGCAGGGCGCCGAGGCCGGTCGGAAGCCCGAGTATCGCGGCGGCGATCGCGGTGTCCTCCACGTTGGGGGGCACGACGTCGTCGGCCTCCAACGGGGCCAGGTCGTTCTCCATGGCGTGCAGGATGACGGAGCGGGGCTGGAGGAACGTCGCCAGGGGAGCGAGGTCGTCGATCGCGAGCGGGTCGACGAGCAGGACCTGACCGGACGCGCCGACCTGCACGAGCGCGGCCGTCCGGAAGTAGCGGTTCCAATCGGCGCGTTCCACGTCGACGGCCACCTCCGGGGGGTCGCCGAGGCTCGACAGGGCACTGCGCAGCTCGCGGGGTTCGTCGACAAGACGGTAGCAAGTGTTGGTCACGGGGCCTCCTGGTCGCTGCGGCGAGGATAGGACGCCGCGGGACCGAGGCGCGGCAAGCCGGGTACGCTCGAACGGCCGAGGCCACCACGTCGGAGAGGGGAGCGTCCCGTGCTGACACCTGCCGCTGCCGGGCTGCTCTGTGTGCACGCCCACCCGGACGATGAGGTCATCGGCACCGGGGGCGCGATCGCGGCGGCAGCCGATCGCGGCCTGCGCGTGGGTGTCGTCACCTGTACCGGCGGTGAGGAGGGTGAGATCGTGGGGGCCGGCATGGATCCCGACGAGATCCGGCCGCGGCTCGCGGCGGTCCGGCGCGAGGAGCTCGCGGCCTCCCTCGACATCCTCGGCGCGCAGGGCCCCCGGCTGCTCGGCTACCGGGACTCCGGGATGATGGGCGAGCCGTCGAACGACGCGCCGGACTGCTTCTGGCAGGCGAACGTCGATGAGGCGGTGCGGCGGGTGGTCCGCGAGATCCGGGCGTTCCAGCCGAGCGTCCTCGTGACGTACGACGCGTTCGGCGGATACGGCCATCCCGACCACATCCAGGCCCACCGCGTCACCCTGCTCGCCAGTGAGGCAGCGGCCATGGCGGCCCTCTACCCGGAGGAGGGATCGCCCTGGCGCACCCCGAAGCTTTATCTCACCACGATTCCGCGGTCGCAGATCGCCCGTCTCAACGGGCTGCTGACCGAGCGCGGCCTGCCCTCGCCGTTCGGTGAGACCACCGAGCCCGACGAGATCCCCATGGGGGCGCCCGACGAGTGGGTGACGACCTCGCTGGACGTGCGGCCGTGGCTCGACCGCAAGTGGGCGGCGCTGCGCACGCACCGCACCCAGATCAGCGAGGACTCCTTCTTCCTGAACATGCCCGAGGACCTGCGCGACCAGGGATTCGCGACCGAGTGGTACATCCGCCATTGGAGCGACGTGGCCGCGGCCCTGCCCGAGGACGACCTGTTCGCCGGGATCCCGTGAGCCTACGAGGTGCCGAACAGTCGGTCACCGAAGTCGCCGAGCCCGGGAACGATGAAGCCGACGTCGTTGAGGTGGCTGTCGATGGCGCCCGTCACGACACCGACGTCGGGGTGCTCGTTCGCGAGCCGCTCGATGCCCTCCGGTGCCGCGACGACACACACGAGCTGGACGTTGCGGGCCCCGCGCTCCTTGAGGAGCGACGCGGCGAAGGCCGCCGACCCGCCGGTGGCGAGCATCGGGTCGAGCAGCAGGGTGCTCGTGCCGTCGAGGTTGGGGACCTTCAGGTAGTAGGACGTGGGCTGCAGCGTCGACTCGTCCCGCTCGAGGCCCGCGTAGCCGACCTGCACGTCCGGCAGAAGGTCGGTCACGGCCTCGAGCAGCCCGAGGCCGGCGCGCAGGATCGGGACCGCGACCACGCCACCGTCCAACAGCTCCGCGTCGGCCTCCTCCAGGGGCGTGGTGACCCGCGCGCGACGGGTCGGCAGGTTGCGGGTGGCCTCGAGCACGAGCACTGTCGACAAGCGCTTCGACAGGTGACGGAACTGCTCCGGGGGTGTGGACTCGTCGCGCAGGCCGGCCAGCAAATGGCTGGTCAGCGGGTGCTCGACCACGGAGACGTTGGCGGGGGTGCGCGCGGAGGGCTCGACCATGAGGCCGGATCCTAACCGGGTCGAGTGCGCGCGTCATCGCGGTTGTGGCCGGAGCGCCAGGGACGTACCGACAGCCCGCACCGATGAGCTCCGCGGTGGTGTGCGCTCCACGAAGGCGGACCCGCACCATCACGACTTGTGAATACCCGACAATCCGATGGGTTCCGAGATGTCAACAAACTCCCTATCGGGTGAGTCGTCGTTTTCATAGAGTCTGCGGTTAGCCCCTTGCCGGTTCGCACACCAGATGGCGGGAGGCGGAGCGGCTCACGCGCACCGTCTCGCTGCCGGCGGGCCCAGCACCGGCGAAGTCCAAGATAAGGAGGTCTCGCATGGCCGTGCTATCGCACCACGATCACGCCGTACCGCTGTCACGCGTGGCGCTGGCGCTGTTCGCGAGCGTCGCCGTGGCCATCGCGCTGGGGTGGTCGGTGAGCTCGGAACGAGCGCTCGCCGACGACCACGATGGTGAGGCGAACGTCGACCGCATGGATGACATGCAGCTGTTCAGCCTCGACGACGACTCCGGGTACACGCGCGAGTGGGGCGACGAGGCGTTCGGTACCGCCGCGGCGCTGTCGGAGCGTGCGTTCGCCAACGGGGCCGACGAGGTCTACATCGCGACCCGCGACGACTTTCCGGACGGGCTGGCCGGCGGGGCGGCCGCAGCCGCCGAGGGGGCACCGCTCCTGCTCGTCACCGAGGACTCCGTGCCCGAGGCCACGAGCGAGGAGCTCGACCGGCTCGACCCCGACGACCTCGTGCTCCTCGGCGGGACGGCCGCGGTTTCCGGTGACGTCGAGACCGACCTCGAGGCCTACGGCGAGGTGGACCGCCAGGGCGGTGCCGACCGCTACGAGACGGCCGCGGAGGTGGCCGGCGGTACGGACGTCAGCACCGTCTTCGTGACCACCGGCGAGAACTTCCCGGACGCCGTGGCCGGCGGTGCAGCCGCGGGTGCCGAGGGGGCCTCGGTCCTGCTGACCCAGGAGGACGAGCTGCCCGAGGTCACCGCTGACGCGCTGGCCGACGCCGACCCCGACGACATCGTCCTGCTCGGCGGCACCGCGGCGGTCTCGAGCGACGTCGAGGACGCGCTCGAGGAGTACGCCTCGGTCGAGCGGCTCGGGGGCGACACGCGCTACGAGACCGCGCAGCTGGTCGCCGAGCGGTTCGACGACGGCGACCAGAGCTACGTGGCCACGGGCGAGGGCTTCGCCGACGCGCTCGCAGCCGCGCCCGCAGCCGTCGGCGACGGGGCCCCGGTACTGCTGACCCAGACGGGCACGGGAACGGCCGCGGCAGCGGACGAGATCGTCGCGCGCGGCAGCGCAGAGATCGTCGTGGCCGGCGGGACCGCCGCCGTGGCCGACGTCGCGGTCGCGGACCTGCTGGGTGCGATCACCGACGAGGCGACCGTGGTGGGAGACACCCACCTGCACGGGACGTACGGCGACGACGAGGGTCCGAACCTCGCGCGGTACAGCCAGCTGGCCGCCGACCGCATCGACGCCCACAACGATGCCTGGTTCATCGGCGGGGGCGACGAGTTCGCGCCGTCGGTGTTCTCCAGCCTGTTCGAGGCGGACCACATGATCCCGGCGCTCAACGAGACGCCGCTCAGCTACAGCCCCTACGGCAACCACGACTGGGACTACGGCCCGACGCTCCTCAAGGAAGCCGTGGCCGAGAGCGACTTCACGTGGCTGAGCGCCGACATGCGCGACGCGGAGAACACGGACGAGGTCTTCGCGGCCGATGAAGGGGCGCAGCAGTACGAGCTCCTCGATGTCGGGAGCTTCACGGTCGGCCTTACGGGGCTCGCCCCCCTCGAGGTAGAGGACGTGACCCAGCTCGAGGACGAGGACAACGAGGCTGTCCAGCTTCCGGTGCACGACGCGCTCGACGAGGTCGTCCCGATGATGGAGGACGACGGCGCGGACGTGATCATGATCGCCAACCACCTCTGTGGCACGGATGCGCGCGATGTCGCCGAGGAGCGTGACGACATCGACTTCATGCAGGGGGACGACTGCTCGGAGGTCCTCGACGAGCCCGAGCGCTTCGGGGACACGATCGTCTCCCTCGTGGGCGACGAGTACGACCACATGGGCGAGGCGACGTTGTTCGTGCGCGACGGCGAGCTCGTGGCCCTGGGCTTCCACCGCCACGACCTCGACGAGAGCTACCCCGAGGACGAGGACGTCCGGGCGGTCATGGACGAGTGGGAGGAGGAGCTCGACGACGAGCTCGAAGAGGTCATCGGGACCCGGCTCACCGACTGGGACACCCGCAGCCCTGACCCCGTCCGCCTCCGCGAGACGGGCATCGCGAACTACATCATCGACGCGATGCGCGACTACCACGACGCGGACGTGGGACTTACCAACGGTGGTGGGATCCGCAGCGACGAGCTCTACGAGGCCGACACCGACATCTCGCTGTACGACGTGTTCGCGGTCCTCCCGTTCGGCAACACCGTGACGATGGTCGAGATCGACGGACAGGGGATCTGGGACGCCCTCGAGCTCGGGGTCGCCGCGGTCGAGGAGGGCTCCGGACAGTTCGCCCACGTGAGCGGCATGGAGTTCACGTTCGATCCCAACGGCGACCCCATCGACATCGAGGATGGGGAGATCGTCTCGGATGGGTCGCGGATCCAGGAGGTCACGATCGACGGTGAGCCGATCGACCTGGACGAGACCTACACCCTCGCCACGAACGACTTCACGATGACCGGGGGCGACGGTTATGTGATGCTCGACGAGGCCGAGCACGTGGTGGAGGGCCACCACGGCCCACTGATGGCCGAGGTCGTCGCCGACGCGGTCCGTGAGGACGGCGACGTGACGGCCGAGGTCGACGGCCGCATCCAGGAAGTCGAGTAGCGCGCTACGGACCGGCTACGGGGGCGGTCGTACGGCCGCCCCCGAACGCCTACCATGGGCGACAGCGCGGTACGGGGGTGACTCGCACGACGGGTCGATTCGCCCGCGTGCTGAGGCGAAATCGCGCCGAGGCCGGCTCGGCGGGAAAACACATCAGGAGGGGAACATGGCCAGACGATTCGCGATGCTCATCGCCCTACTCGCCGCACTCGCCCTGCTCGTCGCGGCTTGCGAGGACGTCGACCCCGAGGACGACCCGGCGCTCGACGAGCCTGAGGAGGAAGAGGAGCCCGAGGAGGACGAGGAGCCCGAGGAGGACGACGAGCCCGACGAGCCCGACGAGCCCGAGGAGGACGAGGAGCCCGACGAAGAGGAGCCCGACGAGGAGGACGTCGAGACCGGCGCCGACGTCGGCGAGGACGTCGATCCCGAGGGTGACCTCTGCGTCGACGAGGCGGCCGAGGTCGAGGCTCCGGACGACTTCACGGTCGGCCTCGTGACCGACATCGGCAACGTCGATGACGGCACCTTCAACCAGTACGCCTACGAGGGCGTGCTCGAGGCGGCCGAGTGCTTCGGCATCGACGACGAGAACATCGCGGTGATCGAGACCCAGAGCGAGGCCGACTACGAGCGCAACATGGAGTCGATCCTCGACGCCGATCCCGACGTCGTGATCCCCGTGGGCTTCCTCCTGCAGGACGCCACCGAGAACTTCGCGCAGGAGAACGAGGACGTCATCTACGTCGGCGTCGACCAGTTCTCCGACGGCGAGATCGACAACTTCGTCGGACTGCAGTTCCGCGAGGACCAGGGCGGCTTCCTGGCCGGCGCCATGGCGGCGCTGCTCACCGAGTCGGAGATCGTCGCCGCGGTCGGTGGGCCCGAGGACGTGCCTGCGATCCCGCGCTTCCTGAACGGCTACCAGATGGGCGTGGACCACGTGGATCCGGACGTGACCGTCCAGGAGATCTACATCCCGTCGTTCGACGACCCCGCGGAGGGTCGTGCCGCGGCCGAGCAGTTCATCGGCGAGGGTGCCGACGTCGTGTTCGGTGCCGCGGGTGTCACCGGCTCCGGCGCCATCCAGGCCGCCGCCGAGCAGGACGCCTGGGTCCTCGGCGTCGACCAGGACGAGTACTACACCACCTTCGAGGAAGGCGGGGTCGAGGGCTCCGAGCGCCTGGCCAGCAGCGCGGTCAAGCGAATCGACGTCGGCGTCTTCGAGAACATCCAGCTGATCATCGAGGACCAGTTCGAGCCGGGGAACTTCATCCTCGACGCGGAGAACGAGGGCATCACGCTCGCGCCGTACAACGAGGCCGACATCCCCGAGGATGTCGACTCCGAGATCACCGAGATCGAGGAGGGCCTCGCCGACGGATCGATCGAGACCGGCGTCGACCCCGAGACCGGGGAGCTGCTCGACGAGTAGCCCGACGCGGGAGCCCTGCCGCAAGTGACGTGGCTGCGATGATGGGCGGCGGGCGCCGAATCGGCGCCCGCCGCCTCGATAGCGGGGTCGGGTGGCCGTCCCGCCGCAAGGGGGCGTGAGTGACGAGCGAGACCGCGGAGACGGGCGGTGCCGAGTCGCCGCCGCTGGTCGAGGCCGAGGGCATCACCAAGCGGTTTCCCGGTGTGGTGGCGAACGCCGACGTGGATCTGGACTTGCACGCGGGTGAGATCCACTGCGTTCTCGGGGAGAACGGGGCCGGCAAGACGACCCTCATGAACGTCGTCTACGGCCTCTACCAGCCCGACGAGGGCGAGCTGCGGGTCCGCGGCGAGCGCGTTGACTTCGAGAGCAGCGCGGACGCGATCGCCGCGGGAATCGGCATGGTGCACCAGCACTTCCAGCTCGTGCCGGTGCTCACCGTCACGGACAACGTGATCCTCGGACAGGAGCCGATGCGTGGGCCGCTCGTCGATCGGGAGTCGGCTCGCCAACGCATCGTCGAACTGAGCGAGCAGTACGGCCTCGCCGTGGATCCGGACGCGAGGATCGGCGACCTCTCGGTCGGCGCGCAGCAGCGGGTCGAGCTCTTGAAGGCCCTGTATCGCGAAGCGGACGTGCTGATCCTCGACGAGCCGACGGCCGTCCTCACCCCGGGGGAGGTCCGGGAATTCTTCGAGGTGGTGCGCGGCCTCGTGGCTCAGGGCAAGGCCGTCGTCTTCATCACGCACAAGCTGCGCGAGGTGCTGGAACTGGCCGATCGGATCAGCGTGCTGCGCGGCGGCGCGCTGGTCGGCACGGCTGATCCCCACGAGGCGACCATCGAGAGCCTCGCGGAGCTCATGGTCGGCCGGGAGGTCGCCTTCACGGTCGACAAGACCCCGGCGCAGCCGACCCACACCATGCTGCAGGTGCGGGACCTCCACGTGAAGGACGACCGCGGCGTCCAGACCGTGCAGGGCGTCGACTTCGAGGTGCGTGCCGGCGAGATCTTCGGGATCGCGGGTGTCGAGGGCAACGGGCAACGGGAGCTCGTCGAAGCCGTGACGGGCATGCGGACCCCCACGAACGGTCAGATCGTGATCGGGGAGTACGACATCGTCGGCGCCAACCCGCGCAAGGTGCAGGGCTTGGGGGTCGGTCACATCCCCGAGGACCGGGGTAAGCACGGACTCGTTTCGCGGTTCGACCTGACCGAGAACGTGATCCTCAACCGATACCATCACCCACCGTTCAGCCAGCGGTTCCTGTTGAACCGTGGGGTGGCGAAGGACACGACGCAGCGGCTGGTGGAGCAGTACGACGTGCGTACCCCCAGCATCG
This genomic interval carries:
- the upp gene encoding uracil phosphoribosyltransferase, with product MVEPSARTPANVSVVEHPLTSHLLAGLRDESTPPEQFRHLSKRLSTVLVLEATRNLPTRRARVTTPLEEADAELLDGGVVAVPILRAGLGLLEAVTDLLPDVQVGYAGLERDESTLQPTSYYLKVPNLDGTSTLLLDPMLATGGSAAFAASLLKERGARNVQLVCVVAAPEGIERLANEHPDVGVVTGAIDSHLNDVGFIVPGLGDFGDRLFGTS
- a CDS encoding cell wall-binding repeat-containing protein encodes the protein MAVLSHHDHAVPLSRVALALFASVAVAIALGWSVSSERALADDHDGEANVDRMDDMQLFSLDDDSGYTREWGDEAFGTAAALSERAFANGADEVYIATRDDFPDGLAGGAAAAAEGAPLLLVTEDSVPEATSEELDRLDPDDLVLLGGTAAVSGDVETDLEAYGEVDRQGGADRYETAAEVAGGTDVSTVFVTTGENFPDAVAGGAAAGAEGASVLLTQEDELPEVTADALADADPDDIVLLGGTAAVSSDVEDALEEYASVERLGGDTRYETAQLVAERFDDGDQSYVATGEGFADALAAAPAAVGDGAPVLLTQTGTGTAAAADEIVARGSAEIVVAGGTAAVADVAVADLLGAITDEATVVGDTHLHGTYGDDEGPNLARYSQLAADRIDAHNDAWFIGGGDEFAPSVFSSLFEADHMIPALNETPLSYSPYGNHDWDYGPTLLKEAVAESDFTWLSADMRDAENTDEVFAADEGAQQYELLDVGSFTVGLTGLAPLEVEDVTQLEDEDNEAVQLPVHDALDEVVPMMEDDGADVIMIANHLCGTDARDVAEERDDIDFMQGDDCSEVLDEPERFGDTIVSLVGDEYDHMGEATLFVRDGELVALGFHRHDLDESYPEDEDVRAVMDEWEEELDDELEEVIGTRLTDWDTRSPDPVRLRETGIANYIIDAMRDYHDADVGLTNGGGIRSDELYEADTDISLYDVFAVLPFGNTVTMVEIDGQGIWDALELGVAAVEEGSGQFAHVSGMEFTFDPNGDPIDIEDGEIVSDGSRIQEVTIDGEPIDLDETYTLATNDFTMTGGDGYVMLDEAEHVVEGHHGPLMAEVVADAVREDGDVTAEVDGRIQEVE
- a CDS encoding BMP family lipoprotein; this encodes MARRFAMLIALLAALALLVAACEDVDPEDDPALDEPEEEEEPEEDEEPEEDDEPDEPDEPEEDEEPDEEEPDEEDVETGADVGEDVDPEGDLCVDEAAEVEAPDDFTVGLVTDIGNVDDGTFNQYAYEGVLEAAECFGIDDENIAVIETQSEADYERNMESILDADPDVVIPVGFLLQDATENFAQENEDVIYVGVDQFSDGEIDNFVGLQFREDQGGFLAGAMAALLTESEIVAAVGGPEDVPAIPRFLNGYQMGVDHVDPDVTVQEIYIPSFDDPAEGRAAAEQFIGEGADVVFGAAGVTGSGAIQAAAEQDAWVLGVDQDEYYTTFEEGGVEGSERLASSAVKRIDVGVFENIQLIIEDQFEPGNFILDAENEGITLAPYNEADIPEDVDSEITEIEEGLADGSIETGVDPETGELLDE
- a CDS encoding ABC transporter ATP-binding protein, with protein sequence MTSETAETGGAESPPLVEAEGITKRFPGVVANADVDLDLHAGEIHCVLGENGAGKTTLMNVVYGLYQPDEGELRVRGERVDFESSADAIAAGIGMVHQHFQLVPVLTVTDNVILGQEPMRGPLVDRESARQRIVELSEQYGLAVDPDARIGDLSVGAQQRVELLKALYREADVLILDEPTAVLTPGEVREFFEVVRGLVAQGKAVVFITHKLREVLELADRISVLRGGALVGTADPHEATIESLAELMVGREVAFTVDKTPAQPTHTMLQVRDLHVKDDRGVQTVQGVDFEVRAGEIFGIAGVEGNGQRELVEAVTGMRTPTNGQIVIGEYDIVGANPRKVQGLGVGHIPEDRGKHGLVSRFDLTENVILNRYHHPPFSQRFLLNRGVAKDTTQRLVEQYDVRTPSIDVSASTLSGGNQQKLVVARELEQELRLLVVNQPTRGLDVGSVEFIHSQLVRRRDDGVAVLLVSAELDEVLGLADRIGVIYRGELLATMDAAEATRERVGPLMAGQTQQAAAAGAGANGDGEGKQGA